Proteins encoded by one window of Cellvibrio sp. KY-GH-1:
- a CDS encoding phenylacetate--CoA ligase family protein, with protein MNHFDKLLGKLAYTAWDFKEGYVRLTEYKNLKKQGYLDTQALTELQTKKLNALIKHAATTSPWYKKIIADIGLNINQNIRLSDLSRFPITTKLQIRENTEQFISSAFNKANMATAKTGGSTGVSLNLFFDTHCQKLRNGAQIYADSFSGWTPGMRVAAVWGNPPVPKTLKQKIRWFLLERMIYLDTMNLDPKSMNEFVANWRCFKPEMIFGHSHSIYIFAKHLLSNCIQDLRPQGIVATSMMLLDHERAVIEEAFQCKVSNRYGCEEVGLIGVECEQHQGMHINAAHIILECLDENNNPVPYGSPGKLVITDLNNYGMPLIRYRVEDMGVLSERRCTCGRTTPILERLEGRIADFLKKIDGGQVAGVSLVERTLTKIPGIEQMQLVQEKIDEIIINRVKGPEYTDNTDKSLLEEFRIVFGEKVSFDIRDTDKIPQEKSGKYRFSICKV; from the coding sequence TTGAATCACTTTGACAAACTGCTCGGCAAACTCGCCTACACGGCCTGGGATTTCAAGGAGGGATACGTACGTCTGACTGAATATAAAAACCTAAAAAAGCAAGGCTATTTAGATACGCAAGCATTGACTGAACTGCAAACAAAAAAGCTGAATGCACTTATAAAACATGCAGCTACGACAAGCCCTTGGTATAAAAAAATCATCGCTGATATCGGATTGAATATCAATCAAAACATTCGTCTTTCCGATCTATCCCGATTCCCCATTACCACCAAGCTTCAAATACGCGAAAATACCGAACAATTTATTAGCTCCGCTTTTAATAAAGCGAACATGGCAACAGCGAAGACTGGCGGTTCTACCGGAGTTTCCTTAAATTTGTTTTTTGATACCCACTGCCAAAAGTTGCGCAATGGAGCACAAATTTATGCTGACTCATTTAGCGGGTGGACCCCAGGGATGAGAGTCGCCGCTGTCTGGGGAAACCCGCCCGTTCCAAAAACGCTAAAACAAAAAATCCGCTGGTTCCTTTTGGAGCGAATGATCTATTTAGACACAATGAACCTCGATCCCAAGTCGATGAATGAGTTTGTTGCTAATTGGCGTTGTTTCAAACCAGAAATGATTTTCGGCCATTCACATTCCATTTATATTTTCGCAAAACACTTACTAAGCAATTGCATCCAGGACTTGCGCCCTCAAGGCATAGTTGCCACCTCAATGATGCTACTGGATCACGAACGCGCAGTAATCGAAGAAGCATTCCAATGCAAAGTCAGTAATCGTTACGGCTGTGAAGAAGTGGGGCTTATTGGTGTTGAATGCGAACAACACCAAGGAATGCATATTAACGCAGCTCACATTATCCTCGAGTGTCTGGATGAAAATAACAATCCCGTTCCCTACGGCTCGCCAGGAAAACTGGTTATTACCGACCTCAATAACTATGGCATGCCATTAATCCGCTATCGCGTAGAAGATATGGGAGTACTTAGTGAGCGTCGGTGTACTTGCGGTAGAACGACGCCTATTCTGGAACGCCTTGAAGGTAGAATTGCTGACTTCCTGAAAAAAATAGATGGCGGCCAAGTTGCCGGGGTATCTCTTGTTGAGCGAACCCTCACCAAAATTCCCGGTATTGAGCAAATGCAATTAGTTCAAGAAAAAATCGACGAAATAATTATTAACCGTGTAAAGGGCCCTGAATACACAGACAATACAGACAAAAGTTTATTAGAAGAGTTTCGTATTGTATTTGGGGAAAAAGTTTCTTTTGATATTCGCGATACCGATAAAATTCCGCAGGAAAAATCGGGCAAATACAGGTTTTCTATATGCAAGGTGTAA
- a CDS encoding PEP-CTERM sorting domain-containing protein → MKSFKTLLAGGAIALASMSSQAALLSINFSTDPNAEADFLSSLVGAKATETFNGLGGAYESIGAGDQNKWENRSSVFNTAVGTFELITAGQTTGNPHNDQLMIESRRTGEFGRQSLASGTKDYWLDSNDAELVTWTFGAPLTGSFNAFGFYIADATDQGATLTLKFTNGTSTQVVIPAFNTNGNVGYVTIKSDVNVLGGVLEFINSNNHDGWGIDDVTVGTVPEPSTLLLMGLGLLGLGAARRRNAAQ, encoded by the coding sequence ATGAAATCATTTAAAACCCTTTTGGCTGGTGGCGCTATCGCCCTCGCCTCAATGAGTTCACAAGCCGCACTTCTTAGCATCAATTTCAGCACCGATCCTAATGCTGAAGCGGATTTCTTGTCCTCTTTAGTAGGCGCAAAAGCAACCGAAACCTTCAATGGTCTCGGCGGTGCGTATGAGAGCATCGGAGCAGGCGACCAAAACAAGTGGGAAAACCGCAGCAGCGTCTTCAACACTGCCGTTGGTACCTTTGAATTAATTACCGCTGGTCAAACTACCGGTAATCCTCATAACGACCAACTCATGATTGAAAGCCGCAGAACCGGCGAGTTCGGCCGTCAATCACTTGCAAGCGGGACCAAAGATTACTGGCTCGACAGCAATGATGCCGAACTTGTTACTTGGACGTTTGGCGCACCGCTGACCGGAAGCTTTAATGCATTTGGTTTCTACATCGCCGATGCAACCGACCAAGGCGCAACCCTGACACTGAAGTTTACCAACGGCACGTCAACTCAAGTTGTTATCCCTGCATTTAACACTAACGGCAATGTTGGTTATGTCACCATCAAAAGCGATGTTAACGTGTTAGGCGGCGTTCTCGAGTTCATTAACAGCAACAACCACGATGGCTGGGGCATTGATGATGTAACCGTAGGTACAGTTCCAGAACCAAGCACCCTGCTTTTAATGGGCCTGGGATTGTTAGGGTTAGGTGCTGCACGTCGTCGCAACGCCGCACAATAA
- the xrt gene encoding exosortase, translating into MEDYNNHQPKLHTIYLKLLPVFLVVLISLLHHETVQSLFVRWIKWDESLSHGLIIVGLFFFFLFSISPLIAQPKSKGLQIFFLGSLGASSIIWYLSNLINLQIIEQLSLLSLIVFTFVCVFGTHILRQQIVLLLLPIFAIPIWDQLVNPLVNLSGFMVGKMVQQINIAAVIDNNSIFIPYGEIIIADGCSGLRYLTISLAIAYIISYLNGYSVKKTLVALCIATIIGLLSNWIRIFILVIVGYESQMQSSLMSDHEYFGWGLFALIVFPAIYFAPVVKRAPPVSRQKHSAPSTQAAIAPLLVLCIGPALSHFLHIAPSPSTIPDKIPHKYAPILSKKMPISVEAGNPTKSENAIDGNRVFVQISHYQRKDSNAKLVPYIARLYDNISWSIINEQINKTDAFSFRIQIFRNKHNGIIVAQTQWFDVAGMTTNNYSIAKLLQIPAIIGGHNTFSMYTLQSICTSSSCALETDNIMNLGKILTNSN; encoded by the coding sequence ATGGAAGATTACAACAATCACCAACCAAAACTGCACACCATCTACTTAAAACTGCTTCCAGTTTTTCTGGTTGTCTTGATCTCACTGCTTCATCACGAAACGGTCCAATCCCTTTTTGTTCGTTGGATAAAATGGGACGAGAGCTTGTCTCACGGATTAATCATTGTTGGATTGTTTTTTTTCTTTCTTTTTTCTATTTCCCCATTAATAGCACAACCCAAATCGAAAGGGCTTCAAATCTTTTTTTTGGGTTCGCTTGGGGCATCTTCAATAATTTGGTACCTCTCCAACCTTATAAATTTGCAAATTATTGAGCAACTATCATTACTGTCCCTTATCGTCTTCACTTTTGTCTGTGTTTTCGGAACTCACATTTTACGGCAACAAATTGTATTACTATTGTTACCTATCTTCGCCATTCCAATATGGGACCAATTAGTAAACCCGCTGGTAAATCTCAGCGGGTTTATGGTCGGCAAAATGGTACAGCAAATTAATATTGCTGCCGTAATTGATAACAACAGCATATTCATTCCTTATGGGGAAATAATTATCGCCGACGGCTGCTCCGGCCTCAGATATCTTACTATCTCCCTCGCGATAGCCTATATAATCAGCTATTTGAATGGGTACTCAGTTAAAAAAACGCTTGTTGCTCTCTGCATTGCAACAATAATAGGCCTGCTTTCAAACTGGATTAGGATTTTTATTCTAGTCATCGTAGGCTATGAGTCCCAGATGCAAAGTTCGTTGATGAGTGACCATGAATATTTCGGTTGGGGACTATTCGCACTTATAGTGTTCCCGGCAATTTATTTCGCGCCGGTAGTCAAACGCGCCCCCCCAGTCTCCAGACAAAAACATAGCGCGCCATCGACACAGGCAGCAATCGCACCACTGCTTGTACTGTGTATAGGCCCAGCCCTTTCGCATTTTCTCCACATCGCCCCTTCACCGTCAACGATCCCGGATAAAATTCCTCACAAATACGCACCGATACTTTCCAAAAAAATGCCTATTTCTGTCGAGGCTGGCAACCCGACGAAATCTGAAAATGCGATAGACGGTAATCGTGTATTTGTACAAATTAGCCATTATCAAAGAAAGGATAGCAACGCAAAACTCGTCCCGTATATTGCGCGCCTTTATGACAACATTAGCTGGTCAATTATCAATGAACAGATCAATAAAACTGACGCGTTTTCATTTAGAATTCAAATTTTTCGCAACAAACATAACGGTATAATCGTTGCGCAAACGCAATGGTTCGATGTGGCAGGAATGACCACTAACAATTATTCGATTGCGAAGCTGTTACAAATTCCAGCCATCATCGGCGGACACAATACTTTTTCAATGTACACGCTACAAAGCATCTGCACATCCTCTAGCTGCGCACTAGAGACAGACAACATAATGAATCTTGGTAAGATACTTACCAACAGCAATTAA
- a CDS encoding glycosyltransferase family 2 protein: protein MEIFFWLSGLLIIYIYIGYPLLLKWLPRHPEPSSAPEAPLPKITVIIPAFNEEKCIQATILNKLTSNYPAHQLQVIVVSDESEDATDTIVTTIAEQDSRVSLIRQSPRQGKTSGLNLAIPQATGDIIIFSDANSQYHPDAIKHLVAMFNNPEIGYVTGKMVYVNEDGSLIGDGCSAYMKYENHLRSLESATGSVVGVDGGIDAIRKELYQPMNQDQLPDFVLPLKVVTQGKRVAYCENALLNEESLSSAQSEFRMRVRVSLRAYWAMWDMKHLFNPFIYKWFTLQLASHKLLRYLAFIPLFIAFVSNGLITGDSIFYAVTFITQVTFYSSAAFVALNDGSKNKWFGLAHYFCLINIASAMAFIKFVKREKIILWKPRVG, encoded by the coding sequence TTGGAAATTTTTTTTTGGTTAAGCGGCCTGCTGATTATCTATATTTATATAGGCTATCCACTACTCCTTAAGTGGCTCCCACGTCACCCGGAGCCTTCGAGCGCTCCAGAGGCACCCCTTCCAAAAATTACCGTAATTATTCCCGCGTTTAATGAAGAAAAATGCATACAAGCAACCATCCTGAACAAACTAACATCAAACTATCCTGCGCATCAGCTGCAAGTGATTGTTGTTTCCGATGAATCAGAAGATGCGACCGATACGATAGTCACGACAATCGCGGAACAAGATTCGCGAGTAAGTTTAATCAGGCAATCCCCTCGCCAAGGGAAAACATCGGGGTTAAACCTCGCGATTCCACAGGCAACAGGCGATATCATTATTTTTTCCGACGCTAACAGCCAGTACCATCCGGACGCAATCAAGCACCTGGTTGCAATGTTTAACAATCCGGAAATCGGCTATGTCACAGGGAAAATGGTTTATGTTAATGAAGATGGTAGTTTAATTGGCGATGGTTGCAGCGCCTATATGAAATATGAAAACCACTTGCGGTCCCTTGAATCTGCGACAGGATCAGTCGTTGGAGTAGATGGTGGCATTGATGCAATCCGCAAGGAGCTCTATCAACCAATGAATCAAGACCAATTACCTGATTTTGTTTTGCCCTTGAAGGTCGTAACCCAGGGAAAGCGAGTCGCCTATTGTGAAAATGCCTTACTCAATGAAGAGTCACTTAGTTCAGCTCAATCTGAATTCCGTATGCGTGTCAGAGTTTCCTTAAGAGCATATTGGGCCATGTGGGACATGAAACACCTGTTCAACCCATTCATTTACAAATGGTTTACGCTGCAATTAGCATCACACAAACTTTTACGCTACCTCGCATTTATTCCTTTGTTTATTGCATTTGTCAGCAACGGGTTAATTACGGGCGACAGTATTTTTTATGCAGTGACATTTATCACCCAAGTTACTTTCTATTCATCCGCAGCGTTTGTAGCGCTAAACGACGGCAGTAAAAATAAGTGGTTCGGCTTGGCTCACTACTTTTGTTTGATAAATATTGCGTCAGCAATGGCATTTATTAAATTTGTAAAAAGAGAAAAAATTATCCTTTGGAAACCACGAGTTGGTTAA